A window of the Loxodonta africana isolate mLoxAfr1 chromosome 3, mLoxAfr1.hap2, whole genome shotgun sequence genome harbors these coding sequences:
- the LOC135230584 gene encoding atrophin-1-like: MEATWSWELGPAIGGRLCLLGLNGGSVQYLQGQGQRAGQGVGCQGWTPLGDTGNEEPPPPRAAQGAADTYKSTGKAGAAADGCRGRWVPGEDLAPSRQSWRATCWSWHLSRSPRAQREIQKTQQKGPKVDWGTLGSRAEPGPPPPSLPDGCAKALGPASGGLISSSPSPIASNATQAVATSKPIFHPSLPRPAESKPVIRPFVSSLPQQASPFQPTVQFPPKAEDSLPRYLWPPTFPQQILPATPRPQCAGTGPIVQQLPEMQAEGPQHPLPCSKPPRAPTLLWVKAEAAPRPTFLTGFSEPSSLTVFCSASSPSKVSLVPMVGPSLLHGCPLNQHFLVLVLGLLSEPPTHTPTISSEDWCSAHSWVPSMGPGVQ; encoded by the coding sequence ATGGAGGCCACATGGTCCTGGGAGCTTGGTCCCGCCATTGGGGGACGCCTCTGCCTGCTTGGCCTTAATGGCGGGAGCGTGCAATACCTCCAGGGGCAGGGCCAGCGGGCTGGGCAAGGGGTGGGCTGCCAAGGGTGGACTCCACTGGGGGACACAGGAAATGaagagcccccccccccccgcgctgCTCAGGGCGCAGCAGACACCTACAAAAGCACGGGGAAGGCTGGGGCTGCTGCCGATGGGTGCCGGGGGAGGTGGGTGCCAGGGGAGGACCTCGCACCCAGCCGGCAGTCGTGGAGAGCTACCTGCTGGAGCTGGCACCTAAGCAGGTCTCCAAGAGCACAAAGAGAAATCCAGAAGACTCAGCAGAAAGGGCCAAAGGTTGACTGGGGCACCCTGGGGAGCAGGGCAGAGCcaggccccccaccccccagccttcCTGATGGCTGTGCAAAGGCACTAGGGCCAGCCTCGGGGGGCCTCATCTCATCTTCCCCATCCCCCATAGCTTCAAATGCCACCCAGGCCGTGGCCACCTCCAAACCTATCTTCCACCCCAGCCTCCCCAGGCCCGCGGAATCCAAACCAGTTATCCGGCCCTTTGTTTCCTCACTCCCCCAGCAAGCTTCCCCTTTTCAGCCCACTGTTCAGTTCCCACCAAAAGCTGAGGACAGTCTCCCCCGCTATCTCTGGCCTCCCACCTTCCCACAGCAAATCCTGCCAGCCACCCCACGCCCCCAGTGTGCTGGGACTGGTCCTATAGTCCAGCAGCTTCCAGAGATGCAAGCGGAAGGCCCCCAACACCCTCTGCCCTGCTCCAAGCCTCCTAGGGCTCCCACCCTGCTCTGGGTCAAAGCTGAAGCTGCTCCCCGCCCCACCTTCCTCACTGGCTTCTCAGAGCCCTCTTCCCTCACTGTTTTCTGCTCAGCATCTTCCCCCAGTAAGGTTTCCTTGGTCCCCATGGTGGGCCCCTCACTCCTTCATGGCTGTCCCCTTAATCAGCACTTcctggttcttgtcttgggtttgCTATCTGAGCCCCCCACCCACACCCCAACTATCAGCTCTGAGGACTGGTGCTCTGCTCACAGCTGGGTCCCCAGCATGGGGCCTGGAGTGCAGTAG